A single region of the Phalacrocorax carbo chromosome 4, bPhaCar2.1, whole genome shotgun sequence genome encodes:
- the FBXO8 gene encoding F-box only protein 8: protein MGQGLWRVARNQQLQQQGYSGQGYLTREHGRRIATNNISNTTHRKQAQGGIDIYHLLKTRKSKEQEGFINLEMLPPELSFTILSYLNATDLCLASCVWQDLANDELLWQGLCKSTWGHCSIYNKNPPLGFSFRKLYMQLDEGSLTFNANPDEGVNYFMSKGILDDSPKEIAKFIFCTRTLNWKKLRIYLDERRDVLDDLVTLHNFRNQFLPNALREFFRHIHAPEERGEYLETLITKFSHRFCACNPDLMRELGLSPDAVYVLCYSLILLSIDLTSPHVKNKMSKREFIRNTRRAAQNISEDFVGHLYDNIYLIGHVAA, encoded by the exons ATGGGTCAGGGACTCTGGAGAGTTGCTAGGAACCAGCAACTGCAACAGCAAGGATACAGCGGACAAGGCTATCTTACCAGAGAACATGGTAGGAGGATAGCTACTAACAACATTTCCAACACAACCCATCGCAAACAAGCCCAAGGAGGCATTGACATCTACCACCTGTTGAAGACAAGAAAATCTAAAGAACAAGAAGGATTCATTAACCTGGAAATGCTGCCACCAGAGCTTAGTTTTACCATTTTGTCATACCTGAATGCAACTGATCTCTGTCTAGCTTCATGTGTCTGGCAGGATCTTGCTAATGATGAGCTTCTCTGGCAAGg gtTGTGCAAATCCACTTGGGGTCACTGTTCTATATACAATAAGAATCCACCTCTaggattttctttcagaaaattgtATATGCAGCTAGACGAGGGCAGTCTCACCTTTAACGCCAACCCTGATGAG GGAGTCAACTACTTTATGTCCAAGGGCATATTAGACGATTCACCGAAGGAAATAGCTAAGTTTATCTTTTGCACAAGAACACTAAATTGGAAGAAGCTGAGAATCTACCTTGATGAAAG GCGAGATGTTTTGGACGACCTTGTGACGCTGCACAACTTCAGAAATCAGTTCTTGCCAAATGCACTGAGAGAGTTCTTCAGACACATTCATGCTCCTGAGGAGCGTGGGGAGTACCTTGAGACTCTCATAACAAAGTTCTCTCACAGATTCTGTGCTTGTAACCCCGATTTGATGAGAGAGCTTGGCCTTAGCCCTG ATGCAGTTTACGTACTGTGTTACTCTTTGATTCTACTTTCCATTGATCTAACAAGCCCTCACGTGAAGAACAAAATGTCAAAAAGGGAATTCATCCGAAATACGCGACGAGCTGCACAGAATATTAGCGAAGATTTTGTAGGGCACCTTTATGACAACATCTACCTTATTGGCCATGTGGCTGCCTAA